In Raphanus sativus cultivar WK10039 unplaced genomic scaffold, ASM80110v3 Scaffold2821, whole genome shotgun sequence, the sequence ATTCAATTAGACTTTCCTGCTACAACCAATATAACAAGCTGATATATTGTATTAAGCAAACATGCAAACATCATCTCCCAAAGTAACCGCAGCAAAATGAGTTTAGTTAGAAAGAAACACACTTACATTTTCCCACCAATTATTGAACATCGGTATGTAAAGTATTGAAGGTGTTGTTCTCCTAGCTTCGCTAAATATATGTACTAACGCCTCCTCCGGGGTCTTGGCACCAGGATCCGAAAGAAGAGATGGAAGTCCCAGAGAATGAATAGGAAATTTTTCTAGCTCGTGCAAGATAGCAGGTCCAAGATGATCCTGTTAAGCTAACAAGTAAGTTAATTCAGTTCAAAATAATAAAGCCTTCTGAAAATAGTCACACGAAACTACAAGCAATTACCAGTCCAACTCCTTCACCACCAAGCAGCAGGAGTCGAGGACGATAAAAGAGAGGAATTGCGGATCCAAATGAAAGCATTGACAGCTTGGTCAACTCTGATGACATGGCTGACGAGGGAAAAATATCTGATATTAATCTCATGGATCCAAGGAGGTGTCGATGTAAACATGGCAATACAACAGGAGAGAGTGGTCTTGACTGCACAACAGACCCTCTATGGGCAGCAGGTGTAATAGCTGACATTGCCTCGACAAAGTGGCTCTTGTTAACCTTAACCAACCCAACATCTATGGCAAATTTATCATCACTGGTATAAACTTGTGGATATTTCTCACGAAAAGCACGAATGGCAGCTTCAGTGCACAAAGCTTTCAGATCAGCACCACAATACCCTACACAACTAGCTGCTAGTTCCTCTTTCAGCTCACGACTAGGAGGATTTTTCCATTTACGAGTGTGGATATCCAATATCTCGGCTCGTGCTTCGCAGCCTGGTAAAGAAAAATTGAACTCTCGGTCGAATCTGCCAGGCCGGCGTAATGCTCCATCAATTGCATCTACCCTGTTTGTCGCTCCAATGAGAACAACTTGACCACGAGAATCAAGGCCATCCATCAGCGCCAGCAATGTTGAAACAATCGAATTATGTATTTGTTCCTGCTTGCTAGATCTTACAGGAGCAAGACCatcaatttcatcaaaaaagaTTATCGAAGGCTGATTTCGCTGAGCCTCCTCAAAGAGTAGCTTTAGTTGTCTCTCAGCCTCGCCAACCCACTTGCTAAGGACATCAGCACCCTTTCGCATATAAAAGCTAACTTTCTGTCCAGCTTTTGAAGCAGCACATGCCAATGCTCGAGCAATCAGTGTTTTACCAGTCCCTGGAGGACCACACAGCAGCACACCTCTGGGAGGAGTAATGTTGTAACTTGCAAAGAACTCTGGGTACAGCAACGGAAAGAAAACCATTTCCTTCAAATCATTAATGTATTCGGACAGCCCACCAATGTCGtcaaaattaatattgtcattGATCTGCAGTGGCTGAATATCTGCACCTCCTTTAGAGCTTGGCCCAGCAGTCTGAACCCCGGAAGTTAATGCAGTTAAACCATCGCTTTGGTGACCCCAACCAGAAGCTCCAACATTCAACCCCAATGAACTTGATCCGTACGTGTCCAAACCCCCAAATAGCCAAGGTGGTCCAGATCTGTTTCCACCTCGAGCCCAGGGAATTGCAGGGCCCTGATCCAGCTCATCAACAAGAAGAGAATCATCAGAATCATCTGTTCTTGTAAAGCGATGGCGCTTGTGAAGCCTAGACCCACCTCTCCTAACATCCCTTCCAACCCTGGTGCCCATGCCTTGATGCAACACTCTCCGGGGAGATCTAGGCTGTTGTTGCTTGTTAATTTCTTCTGTAGGCATCCTACGCACTTCGGCGCGGTTTCGCAGATCATATCTCTTCCTTCCCTCCTGTTCTTCAtcaccatcttcatcatcatcgccatcttcttcctcatcttctccatcTCCCTCGTCTTCAGCCTCAACCTCATCTTCACCATCATCAGCATCATGATCATCTAGTTCATTTCCATTCTCGGTTTCTTCTGGGCCATCTTTCTCTTCTGACGAATCTTGATTGGCGCCAGATTCTGTTTTCAGTCGTTTATTAGCAATTATCTTTGAACGACGAGGACGAAGACCTTCACGTCGTGGTGCTGATTCAGTTTCCATGGCCTTTCTACTTTTTGAAGATGAGAAATTTCGATGAACTCCATTACTGCCTCTACTCCTTAAAGTTCGATATGCGGGACTCTGTAAAAGATCAGAAACTTATTCTTAAAAGGCATGACACATAAAGTAGCTGAAATTCATATTCAAGAGGAAAATATCCTGACCATCATATCTTCATCCTCCGCTCCAGAACTGTCAGTATAGTCTTCAAGATTTACAGAAAGTCTTCTCTTCCTAGTGGAACGACGGAGGTCGGGTGCAATTGGCTGTAGGTGATTAGCAATGTTATCAACATTATGGTTTCATCAGAGACCAAGA encodes:
- the LOC130506027 gene encoding ATPase family AAA domain-containing protein At1g05910-like; the protein is MHPKSQGDGLDTKPVRSSDRLRRRPKLYGRSYYYYSPNLHHNRKRKNTKTRTAASQIAKMLHKGNKPARASNATPIAPDLRRSTRKRRLSVNLEDYTDSSGAEDEDMMSPAYRTLRSRGSNGVHRNFSSSKSRKAMETESAPRREGLRPRRSKIIANKRLKTESGANQDSSEEKDGPEETENGNELDDHDADDGEDEVEAEDEGDGEDEEEDGDDDEDGDEEQEGRKRYDLRNRAEVRRMPTEEINKQQQPRSPRRVLHQGMGTRVGRDVRRGGSRLHKRHRFTRTDDSDDSLLVDELDQGPAIPWARGGNRSGPPWLFGGLDTYGSSSLGLNVGASGWGHQSDGLTALTSGVQTAGPSSKGGADIQPLQINDNINFDDIGGLSEYINDLKEMVFFPLLYPEFFASYNITPPRGVLLCGPPGTGKTLIARALACAASKAGQKVSFYMRKGADVLSKWVGEAERQLKLLFEEAQRNQPSIIFFDEIDGLAPVRSSKQEQIHNSIVSTLLALMDGLDSRGQVVLIGATNRVDAIDGALRRPGRFDREFNFSLPGCEARAEILDIHTRKWKNPPSRELKEELAASCVGYCGADLKALCTEAAIRAFREKYPQVYTSDDKFAIDVGLVKVNKSHFVEAMSAITPAAHRGSVVQSRPLSPVVLPCLHRHLLGSMRLISDIFPSSAMSSELTKLSMLSFGSAIPLFYRPRLLLLGGEGVGLDHLGPAILHELEKFPIHSLGLPSLLSDPGAKTPEEALVHIFSEARRTTPSILYIPMFNNWWENAHEQLRAVFLTLLEELPSNLPILLLATSYGELSDIEEQSVFDNRSVYTVDKPSGEDRSLFFDRLIEAALSVISGLNGKPDGPPLPELPKLPKEPTGPKPAEIKAKVEAEQHALRRLRMCLRDVCNRILYDKRFSAFHFPVTDEDVPDYRTIIQNPMDTATLLQRVDAGQYLTCSPFLQDVDLIVRNAKAYNGDDYAGARIVSRAYELRDVVHGMLSQMDPALLTYCDKIAAEGGPAQIPDDLSGSILGLAPVVQMGTVTRASARLRNVQPEVNIEREHEGLKKPKKTADAACTDSAAEKPEHQDSDVEMTPLEAAAKSNSSAPPPCSAEDPPRKEDDEACGEEEEEEEEEEASGDCSQDSVKSDEDVSRSEIESVKGMLMERTENYSIPQMERLYTRVMKGVLESLDKGPGDGDDDQSPKHSILRFLSEFAQLQANF